The following is a genomic window from Tepidisphaeraceae bacterium.
ACGGCGGAGAGCGTGGCGAGCGTGTGGTACCCGCCGCCGCTGATCGACGTGTAGCGGTACCCCTCGGGCGGCATCAGCTGCGTGGGCGTCACGCGATTCGTGAGATCGCCTAAGCCAAGGTTGCCGGCCCCGTTGTACCCCCAGACCCACAGGCTGCCGTCGGCGGAGAGGGCATAGCTGGAACGGTCGCCCGCCGCGACTTCGATCAGCTCCACCGCTAAGTCGAGCGACAGGAACGGCGTGGCGGCGTTGGCGGTCGTCCCGTCGCCGATCTGGCCGTAATCGTTGTACCCCCACGCGTAAGCGTCACCGTCCTTGATCGCCAAGCTGTGGTAGGTGCCCGCCGCGACCGCGGTGACGCCGCTCGTCAGGCCGGTGACCGTGACGGGCACGTTGCGATTGCTGGTCAACCCGTTGCCGAGCTGGCCCTCGGCGCCGTACCCCCATGCCTTGGCGGCTCCGTCCTGGACGGCCAAGCTGTGGGTGAACCCGCCCGCGATGGCTGTGACGTTGCTCGTCAGGCCGGTGACGGTGACGGGCGTGCTGCTGGAGGAGCTAATCCCGTTCCCGAGCTGGCCGTAGCCGCCGAACCCCCACGCCTTTGCGGCGCCGTTGTGAATCGCTAGGCTATGGTGGCCGCCGGCGGCGATCGCCGAGACGCCGCTGCCAAGGCCGATCACATTGACGGGCGTGTGGCTGTCGACCCTCGACAGGTCGCCGAGCTGGCCGTCGACGTTCTGTCCCCACGCCTTTGCGGCGCCGTTCTGGATCGCCAGGCTGAAGTAGGTGCCCCCGGCGACGGCCGTGACGCCGCTGTTCAGGCCCGTGACGGCCACCGGTACGCTGGCGTTGGCGAACGTCCCGTTGCCGAGCTGGCCCGAGGCGTTGTAGCCCCACGCCTTGGCGGTGCCGTCCTGGACGGCGAGGCTGTGGTAGCCGCCCCCGGCAACGGCGGTGACATCGCTGGTCAGGCCGGTCACGGTGACAGGCGTGCTGCTGTTCGTGGTCGCGCCGTTGCCCAGCTGGCCATTGTTGTTAAACCCCCACACCCGCGCGTCGTCCGCGACCGCAGGGGCTGCGACGAGGCCGAGCGAGCCGACGGCCGCCGCCGCGGCGGCCACGGCCGTGTGCTGCCGCGGACGGCGTGAGCGACGCGTTGAGCTCGACAGACGCGTGTGTGACTGCATGTTCTCGCTCCGGATAGATGTCGATGGAAAGCTGCTTGGCCGATGCAACCTAAGGCCGTCCTGAACGGCTGGGAAGGCTGGGGCCGGCCTCATGCGGACGAACTATAGAGATCGCCACGCCCGCCGCAACGTGGCGGTTTGGGAGCGGCGGGCGCGAACCGTGGACAGGTGGCCGGATGGGCGACCTATGTGGCTTATCGCACGGCGAAGGTTACCGCCGAACGAAAAAAGGCCGCCCTATCCGAAGGGCCCTTGCTAACCCCCTCCCCACCCCCCTCACGCCGCCCGTCCCTCCTCCAGCTCCGCCAGCACTATCACAACGGTCAATGCTGATCGCGTTCGTCCGCAGCTGTAGGGGCTGGCAACCGATCAACCGGAATGTACACCATCCCCATCCGGTCGCGCGGGATCGCCGCGGCCGGACGACCGGCCCGGATGGGGCGGATGCGGATCGCGTCGGCCGTCACCTGGTCCACCATGCCGAACCACCCGCCGCGTTCTGCGCCCCCCTGCTGGCGTGGTGCACGATCACCATCGCGCCGCCATCCGCTCAGCGATCCGCTCGAACCGCCGGTACAGGTTCGTCATGTCCGCGTTGCTGTTCTCGTCGAACTTCTCGGGGTAGCACTTGTACAGCGGGTCGATGACCACCAGCTCGTACCGCCCCGCCGGCTGGGCCAGCAGGTGGCGCTCGACGTGCTCGATCGTCGCGTTGCGCCCGCGGAAGCTCATCACGTGGATCCGCTCGCCCAGCGCGTCGAGCCGCGTGCCCTTCGCCCGCGCGATGTCCGGCGGCTGCAGCTCCAGGTCGACCAGCAGGACGCGGCCGCCCGAGAGGCCGAAGCGCCCGAGCCATTCCGAGCCTTCGCTCATCGAGATCGCTAGGTCGAGGATCAGGTACGTCTTGTAGCTCTTGCTCGTCGAGATCAGGTTGCCGACCTGCCCGGCCCGCAGGCAGCCGATGATGATTGGGCGCCGCAGTTCCGGGTTGTCGCGCATCAGGACCGACAGCGGCACGGCCGCCTCGACCTTGGCGTCGGCCGGATCGGGGTCGGGCGACCCGCGTGGATCGCCGCCGAGCGCATCGACGATGTCGCGCAACCAGGCGGATCGGTCGGCGTCGTCGCCGTGGCCGGGGTGGCGGCGACCGCCCGGCGGGGCCCCATTGGTGGATCCGTTG
Proteins encoded in this region:
- a CDS encoding AAA family ATPase; translation: MNGQTNGSTNGAPPGGRRHPGHGDDADRSAWLRDIVDALGGDPRGSPDPDPADAKVEAAVPLSVLMRDNPELRRPIIIGCLRAGQVGNLISTSKSYKTYLILDLAISMSEGSEWLGRFGLSGGRVLLVDLELQPPDIARAKGTRLDALGERIHVMSFRGRNATIEHVERHLLAQPAGRYELVVIDPLYKCYPEKFDENSNADMTNLYRRFERIAERMAARW